One window from the genome of Bartonella sp. WD16.2 encodes:
- a CDS encoding addiction module antidote protein, with amino-acid sequence MEVTKFDTSEYFKTPETQQILLQDALESKNSQYLAHVLGIIAKNQGMSKIAKNAGLSRESLYRSLSDKGDPKLSTFLNVLSALNLQISLIPTQNEEHTSLEKA; translated from the coding sequence ATGGAAGTCACTAAATTTGATACAAGTGAGTATTTTAAAACTCCTGAAACTCAACAAATTCTTTTACAAGATGCTCTTGAAAGTAAAAATAGTCAGTATCTTGCACATGTTCTTGGGATAATAGCAAAAAACCAAGGAATGAGTAAAATTGCTAAAAACGCTGGGTTGTCAAGAGAATCTCTTTATCGCTCTTTAAGTGACAAAGGTGATCCTAAACTCTCAACCTTCCTTAATGTTTTGAGCGCTTTAAATTTACAAATTAGCCTAATACCCACTCAAAATGAAGAACACACATCTTTAGAAAAAGCTTAA
- a CDS encoding crossover junction endodeoxyribonuclease RuvC — protein sequence MSFHSQTILCLDLGTKTGWAISSEDGTIASGTVHFPTRRFEGGGMRYLRFKRWLTETKAILGHIDAVYFEEVRCHIGTDAAHVYGGLLATLTTWCECYQIPYDGIPIATIKKAMTGKGNAPKTEMIKAVRAKGHEPEDDNEADALAILYLMKERENSDGN from the coding sequence ATGAGCTTTCATTCACAAACCATTCTTTGTCTTGATCTAGGTACGAAAACAGGTTGGGCAATTTCTTCTGAAGATGGCACGATAGCCAGTGGAACAGTGCATTTTCCTACACGTCGATTTGAAGGCGGTGGGATGAGGTATTTGAGATTTAAGCGATGGCTTACAGAAACCAAAGCGATACTAGGGCACATTGATGCCGTGTATTTTGAAGAAGTGCGCTGTCACATTGGTACAGATGCTGCTCATGTTTATGGGGGCTTGTTAGCAACCTTAACCACTTGGTGTGAATGCTATCAGATTCCTTATGACGGCATTCCTATTGCTACGATTAAGAAAGCAATGACAGGCAAAGGTAATGCCCCCAAAACAGAAATGATTAAGGCTGTACGTGCAAAAGGACATGAGCCTGAAGATGATAATGAAGCAGATGCTTTGGCAATTTTATATTTAATGAAAGAGAGGGAAAACAGTGATGGCAACTAA
- a CDS encoding dATP/dGTP diphosphohydrolase domain-containing protein: MSISKKYELTEESKEVHILRFGRKYIHTLYRIRALRNFGNVKAGDLGGFIEKEDNLSHYGDCWVGGYAEVYDNAWMHGDALVSGCAEVYDNARVYGDALISGNADVFGNAQVHGDAQVYDNALVYDDAHIYDNARVHGKAHVCCRGEVCGEAEVAGDALVLGGEKVCSGKHFGDAEVDASTCTERDVKAACKDDAHKSRVDLIPPSALFAIGHVLAVGARKYGANNWRNGMNWSRLHGAALRHLLAWFDGEDKDPESGLSHLAHAACCLLFLMDYDIQQIGCDDRPQIGQ, from the coding sequence ATGAGTATATCAAAGAAATACGAGCTTACAGAAGAAAGTAAGGAAGTTCATATATTAAGATTTGGAAGGAAGTATATCCACACTCTTTATCGAATTAGAGCATTAAGAAACTTTGGTAATGTTAAAGCTGGTGACCTTGGTGGTTTTATAGAAAAAGAAGACAATCTTTCTCACTATGGCGATTGTTGGGTTGGGGGTTATGCTGAGGTGTATGACAATGCTTGGATGCATGGTGATGCTTTGGTTTCCGGCTGTGCTGAGGTGTATGATAATGCCCGTGTTTACGGTGATGCTTTGATTTCCGGCAATGCAGATGTTTTCGGTAATGCACAGGTTCATGGTGATGCGCAAGTATATGATAATGCCTTAGTTTATGATGACGCACATATTTATGACAATGCGCGGGTTCATGGTAAAGCACACGTTTGCTGCCGTGGAGAAGTTTGTGGTGAAGCAGAAGTTGCTGGCGATGCTTTGGTTTTGGGCGGTGAAAAAGTCTGTTCTGGTAAGCATTTTGGTGATGCAGAGGTTGATGCGAGTACCTGCACTGAACGTGATGTAAAAGCAGCATGTAAGGATGATGCTCATAAGTCACGTGTTGATCTTATCCCCCCATCAGCGTTGTTTGCCATTGGACATGTTCTTGCGGTTGGAGCAAGAAAGTATGGTGCCAATAATTGGCGTAATGGGATGAATTGGAGTCGGTTGCACGGTGCAGCTTTACGTCACTTGTTGGCATGGTTTGACGGAGAAGATAAAGATCCTGAAAGCGGTTTATCTCATTTAGCACATGCGGCTTGTTGCCTTCTTTTCTTGATGGATTACGACATCCAACAGATAGGGTGTGATGATCGCCCACAGATAGGGCAATAA
- a CDS encoding DUF1376 domain-containing protein has translation MATKSPWVKFYPSQFLKELEGFKPAETAVYTTLVLLMIDKGAPIFNNASQLTNLCGCSVQTFRKILEALIRCGRIIRLEDGRLWHTSSAFDLDTNSETSNTVRQNEKREGESYVS, from the coding sequence ATGGCAACTAAATCACCCTGGGTAAAATTTTATCCTAGTCAATTTTTAAAAGAGCTTGAGGGTTTCAAACCAGCAGAAACCGCTGTTTACACAACATTGGTGTTGCTCATGATTGATAAAGGCGCTCCTATTTTTAACAATGCTTCTCAATTAACAAATTTGTGCGGCTGTTCAGTGCAAACGTTTCGAAAGATATTAGAAGCTTTAATCCGTTGTGGTCGTATCATTCGTTTAGAAGATGGACGTTTATGGCATACCTCATCAGCATTTGATCTTGATACCAACAGTGAAACTTCAAACACTGTAAGACAGAATGAGAAAAGAGAGGGGGAAAGCTATGTCAGCTAA
- a CDS encoding LexA family transcriptional regulator has translation MILLPKDRLKMARERAGYLTPSEAARAIPSLNVNTLISNENGNRAISRQMAGRYGEVFNVDPGWILYGKSSQDNPSLSESVPLISWVSAGELSEQDGITDFLDCSMIEAVNLPAGEWIALRVDGSSMNKISPPDSIIFVNMRDKKLVPNACYVIADETGKATYKRYRPNDNPPFQPASYDKTINAPKLEGAISIIGRVRRTILEM, from the coding sequence ATGATTCTTTTACCAAAAGATAGACTTAAAATGGCACGTGAGCGCGCCGGGTATTTAACACCGAGCGAAGCCGCACGTGCTATACCAAGTCTCAATGTTAATACATTAATTAGTAATGAAAATGGAAATCGCGCTATCTCGCGTCAAATGGCTGGACGATATGGAGAGGTATTTAATGTAGATCCTGGATGGATTTTGTATGGCAAGTCTTCTCAAGATAATCCTAGCCTCAGTGAGAGCGTTCCTTTAATTTCGTGGGTTAGTGCTGGAGAATTAAGTGAGCAAGACGGTATAACGGATTTTTTGGATTGTTCTATGATCGAAGCTGTCAATCTTCCAGCGGGTGAGTGGATTGCTTTGCGCGTGGATGGTTCGTCCATGAATAAAATTAGTCCTCCAGATTCTATAATATTTGTAAATATGCGAGATAAGAAACTTGTACCAAATGCTTGTTATGTCATTGCAGATGAAACTGGAAAGGCAACATATAAACGATATAGGCCAAATGATAATCCTCCTTTTCAACCCGCCTCATATGATAAAACAATAAATGCTCCAAAACTCGAAGGTGCTATCTCAATAATAGGTCGTGTACGGCGTACTATTCTTGAAATGTAA
- a CDS encoding YdaU family protein, with product MSAKLPWIRFYLYDWNNGTDGMTPEQRGIYVTLLIRMYDKKSPVKEDFKTLARVCNCTQKKFTTVVDYLIKNDKLIQTDEGLWNLRVEEELKDFTDRQEHISQVRSEAGKKGAQAKMLKKQFANDFVEANDKQNNNLLQAKFKQNDFLLQANDKQNQAIKNQNQIYKKTNTIVLSKKKMLQKI from the coding sequence ATGTCAGCTAAATTGCCCTGGATAAGATTCTATTTGTATGACTGGAACAACGGTACAGATGGAATGACACCAGAACAAAGAGGAATTTATGTTACGCTTCTTATTCGCATGTATGACAAAAAGTCACCTGTGAAAGAAGATTTCAAAACGCTTGCACGTGTATGCAATTGCACTCAAAAAAAGTTCACAACTGTTGTCGATTATTTAATAAAAAATGACAAGTTAATCCAAACAGATGAAGGATTATGGAATCTTCGTGTAGAAGAAGAGCTTAAAGATTTTACTGATAGACAAGAGCATATATCGCAAGTGCGCAGTGAAGCTGGGAAAAAAGGTGCACAAGCAAAAATGCTTAAAAAACAATTTGCTAATGATTTTGTTGAAGCAAACGATAAGCAAAATAATAATTTGCTTCAAGCAAAATTTAAGCAAAACGATTTTTTGCTTCAAGCAAACGATAAGCAAAATCAAGCTATAAAGAATCAGAATCAGATATATAAAAAAACTAACACTATCGTGTTATCAAAAAAGAAAATGCTTCAGAAGATTTAG
- a CDS encoding HigA family addiction module antitoxin, whose product MNDIPVQCKRNRCPSHPGDLLAEIIPATGKTKLEIAQMLGISRQHLYDILKTKKPVSPSVSARLGKLFGDGAAVWLRMQAAYDAWHAEHETDVSKVPTIHII is encoded by the coding sequence ATGAATGATATTCCTGTACAATGCAAAAGAAACCGCTGTCCTTCTCATCCAGGCGATTTATTGGCAGAAATTATTCCGGCAACTGGCAAAACAAAATTAGAAATTGCACAAATGCTTGGGATATCGCGCCAACATCTTTATGATATTTTGAAAACAAAAAAACCAGTTTCTCCTTCCGTTTCAGCTCGTCTAGGTAAATTATTTGGGGATGGTGCTGCTGTCTGGTTGCGTATGCAAGCAGCTTATGATGCTTGGCATGCTGAACATGAGACAGATGTTAGTAAAGTTCCAACTATCCATATTATTTGA
- a CDS encoding antA/AntB antirepressor family protein codes for MEASTTHQNNTLDQVIMGTVNARKLHEFLKIKTNFNDWITQRIQECNFKEEEDFYSVLTEGSKDDHSKKEYYLTIKMALKLAKIERDLVYQRFLRLYA; via the coding sequence ATGGAAGCTTCTACTACTCATCAAAATAATACACTTGATCAAGTAATTATGGGAACGGTGAATGCTCGTAAATTACATGAGTTTTTGAAGATAAAAACCAATTTTAATGATTGGATTACTCAACGCATCCAAGAATGTAATTTTAAGGAAGAAGAGGATTTCTATTCAGTGCTTACTGAAGGTTCAAAAGATGATCATTCAAAAAAGGAATACTACCTTACCATAAAGATGGCATTAAAACTTGCAAAGATTGAAAGAGACCTAGTCTATCAACGCTTTCTGCGATTATACGCCTGA
- a CDS encoding type II toxin-antitoxin system RelE/ParE family toxin, which yields MFTVYKTKYFIKWLDSLKDEIAQAHIVTRIARIETGLLGNVKFFHGIGELKINHGPGYRVYFIKQGQEIILLLNGGDKSTQQKDIEKALRIVKELKHGSH from the coding sequence ATGTTTACAGTGTACAAAACAAAATATTTTATAAAATGGCTAGATTCTTTAAAAGATGAGATTGCGCAAGCACACATTGTGACACGGATAGCGAGAATAGAAACGGGGCTTCTTGGCAATGTAAAATTCTTCCATGGCATTGGAGAATTAAAAATAAATCATGGCCCTGGCTATCGGGTTTATTTTATAAAACAAGGGCAAGAAATTATTCTACTCCTTAATGGCGGTGATAAATCTACCCAACAAAAGGATATCGAAAAAGCTCTACGAATAGTAAAGGAACTCAAACATGGAAGTCACTAA
- the ssb gene encoding single-stranded DNA-binding protein yields the protein MLNKVTLIGYLGANPESRTMASGAEVVNFRIATSQSYTDKKTGEKVDKTEWHSVVVFNPHLAKVALQYLSKGSKVYVEGQLQTRKWQDKSGQTRYTTEIVLPQYRGELKILDSAQKSDPDMAIQEQATTWENSRQEQYLETTLNDRIPF from the coding sequence ATGCTTAATAAAGTAACTTTAATCGGCTATCTTGGTGCCAATCCTGAAAGTAGAACAATGGCATCTGGTGCAGAGGTAGTGAATTTTCGTATAGCCACATCTCAGAGCTATACAGATAAAAAAACAGGTGAAAAGGTAGATAAAACAGAATGGCATTCTGTCGTTGTTTTTAATCCGCATCTTGCAAAGGTTGCGCTTCAGTATCTGAGTAAAGGTTCCAAGGTTTATGTTGAAGGTCAATTACAGACACGTAAATGGCAAGATAAAAGCGGGCAAACACGTTACACAACAGAAATTGTCTTGCCGCAATATAGGGGTGAATTAAAGATCCTTGATAGTGCTCAAAAGTCTGATCCTGACATGGCTATTCAAGAGCAAGCAACGACATGGGAGAATAGTAGGCAGGAGCAATATTTAGAAACAACTTTGAATGATAGAATCCCGTTTTAA
- a CDS encoding DNA adenine methylase, producing the protein MVCSYSPLRYPGGKTALYGKIKEIFETNGLNGCSYREPFAGGGGLALKLLLNGDVKDIYINDIDPFIWSFWHCVLYKTEELIEKINTTTINLEEWYRQKEISPENADVLAVGFAALFLNRTNRSGIIKNAGPIGGKKQAGNYKIDCRFNKENLIGRIRNISAKKDRIYLTQLDAQEFLLRHGRKDKDENICLYIDPPYFKKGKGLYTAFYKTKDHHYLENTISKHVNTLWLITYDNVEEVKLLYSQYPKIEFNIRYSLQNKRKAQELMIFSPKIKIPQSLEQNTTSLCNAA; encoded by the coding sequence ATGGTTTGTAGTTATTCTCCATTAAGGTATCCGGGCGGCAAGACTGCACTCTATGGAAAAATCAAAGAAATCTTTGAGACAAATGGATTAAACGGATGTTCTTATCGTGAACCTTTTGCTGGTGGTGGCGGATTGGCTCTAAAACTTCTTTTAAATGGTGATGTGAAAGATATTTACATTAATGATATTGACCCGTTTATTTGGAGTTTTTGGCATTGCGTTTTGTACAAGACAGAAGAATTAATAGAAAAAATTAACACGACAACCATTAACTTAGAAGAATGGTACAGACAAAAGGAAATTTCTCCTGAAAATGCAGATGTACTTGCCGTAGGATTTGCTGCCCTTTTTTTGAATCGAACAAACAGATCAGGAATTATTAAAAATGCTGGCCCCATTGGAGGAAAAAAGCAAGCTGGGAATTACAAAATAGATTGTAGATTCAATAAAGAAAATTTAATTGGCCGAATTAGAAATATAAGCGCAAAAAAAGATAGGATATACTTAACACAGTTAGATGCACAGGAGTTTTTACTACGTCATGGAAGAAAAGATAAAGATGAAAACATTTGCCTTTATATAGATCCCCCATATTTTAAAAAGGGAAAAGGATTGTACACTGCATTTTATAAAACTAAAGATCATCATTATTTAGAAAATACTATTTCTAAACATGTGAATACTCTTTGGTTAATTACTTATGACAATGTAGAAGAAGTTAAACTCTTGTACAGTCAATATCCTAAAATAGAATTTAATATACGGTATTCTCTGCAAAATAAGAGAAAAGCTCAAGAGCTGATGATTTTCTCACCTAAAATCAAAATTCCACAATCACTAGAACAGAATACAACATCACTTTGCAACGCTGCTTAA
- a CDS encoding type II toxin-antitoxin system RelE/ParE family toxin gives MIKTFKSKTLAELFEMGSSSKIDKRLFKRIIVRLDRLDVAEKPEDMNLPGFNFHALIGFHPTRYTVHVNGPWCITFEFDSCNAYRVNLEQYH, from the coding sequence ATGATTAAGACGTTTAAAAGCAAGACATTGGCTGAATTATTTGAAATGGGAAGTTCATCCAAAATTGACAAAAGACTTTTTAAACGGATCATTGTTCGTCTTGACCGTTTAGATGTTGCTGAAAAACCCGAAGACATGAATCTTCCAGGATTTAATTTTCATGCTTTGATTGGATTTCACCCCACTCGTTACACTGTACATGTGAATGGACCGTGGTGCATCACATTTGAATTTGACTCATGCAATGCTTATCGTGTTAATCTTGAACAATATCACTAG
- a CDS encoding antA/AntB antirepressor family protein — translation MNTLITISEQTVGQETVQTVNARELCAFLEVGKDFSTWIKDRITKYNFVENQDYIVFPNFGENLQGGRPSKDYAITLDMAKELAMVERNEKGKQARQYFIECERKAKQPLDLVSALQNPLTIRQLLLESITQLEDLRTEVKTLKPKAEALESLKRSDGLFALYEAAKMLDVRPTDFTKHLQFHKWAYRNFPGGPMLPYQDKIRKGLMDCVIHTIQKSDGTKMSVSSAKITVKGLACLREQFHGGVQ, via the coding sequence ATGAACACTCTCATAACAATATCAGAACAAACTGTTGGACAGGAAACTGTTCAAACAGTCAATGCACGTGAGTTGTGTGCTTTTTTAGAGGTAGGAAAAGATTTTTCTACTTGGATTAAAGATCGTATTACCAAGTATAATTTTGTAGAAAACCAGGATTATATAGTTTTCCCCAATTTTGGGGAAAACCTCCAAGGAGGCCGTCCTTCTAAAGATTACGCTATTACTTTAGACATGGCGAAAGAACTTGCCATGGTTGAACGTAATGAAAAGGGTAAACAAGCCCGTCAGTATTTTATCGAATGCGAACGAAAAGCAAAACAGCCTTTAGACCTGGTAAGTGCTTTGCAGAATCCTCTCACAATTAGACAACTGCTTTTGGAGAGCATCACACAATTGGAGGATTTAAGAACTGAGGTTAAAACACTTAAACCAAAAGCAGAAGCACTTGAAAGTTTAAAACGCTCTGATGGTCTGTTTGCTTTATATGAAGCTGCAAAGATGTTAGATGTACGTCCCACAGATTTTACTAAGCACTTACAGTTTCATAAGTGGGCTTATCGTAATTTTCCGGGTGGACCCATGTTACCTTATCAGGATAAAATTAGAAAAGGACTGATGGATTGTGTAATCCACACCATTCAAAAATCAGATGGAACAAAAATGAGCGTTTCCAGTGCAAAAATCACAGTCAAAGGATTGGCATGCCTAAGAGAACAATTTCATGGAGGTGTGCAATGA
- a CDS encoding phage head-tail joining protein, with amino-acid sequence MYEKSKQINWKYERLAQLKKRREQLENALYSGAQSVRHGDKQVNHRSTEDIRKALTMLTEEIALLEGYKPSYVYYLNASRGY; translated from the coding sequence ATGTATGAGAAATCAAAGCAAATAAACTGGAAATATGAAAGACTTGCACAGCTTAAAAAACGACGAGAACAACTGGAAAATGCACTTTATTCAGGTGCGCAATCTGTGCGCCACGGCGATAAGCAAGTCAATCATCGTTCGACTGAAGATATACGCAAAGCCCTTACAATGTTGACTGAGGAAATAGCCCTTCTTGAAGGATACAAGCCTTCATATGTTTATTATCTTAACGCATCACGAGGCTATTAA
- a CDS encoding phage terminase large subunit family protein, with translation MTDTGEGFFYFHASQACQPDPPYTVSQWADKNRYLSTVASAEPGLWRTKRTPYLREIMDNLSSYVPIEKTVVMKGAQIGMSEAGLNFCGYAIHHSPGPVLYVMPTVEMAKKVSKTRLDPMIKASPALSERISPARARDSGNTMFSKEFDGGVLMLTGANSAAGLRSMPIRYLVLDEVDGYPLNVDGEGDPVNLAEARTATFIQRKIFKLSTPTHRDTSRIAKDFVLGDQRYYNIPCDGCGTLQPIVWSQIKWPKGAPEQAVFVCAHCGHEHAEHRKEDLLSEERGACWIPTKEPIRPRLRSYHISALYSPWMTWGECALKFLEAKNDPALLQTFVNIILGEPWEDKSGEVIDPDSLYAQREDYPLAPAKAVLLTAGVDVQNDRLELEVVGWGRGEESWNIDYQVFPGDPSSLDVWDQLDEYLQKRWPHPGFKDGIEIAAACIDTGGNHTQAVYNYVRPREGRRIWGIKGHAGSRPVWPRRPSKNNKGQINLYIVGVDSAKDTITRRFKKSGPEASGAGATHFHKNLDREYFEQLTAEKKVIKYFKGHQRIEWHKSETARNEALDCRVYAYAALQGLILAGLNLNKEVDILEERLKNIETSSTTVPKRLRPEPEKKQTVIKRNPYMQRGWGW, from the coding sequence ATGACTGATACAGGAGAAGGTTTTTTTTATTTTCATGCCAGTCAAGCGTGTCAACCAGATCCTCCCTACACAGTTTCACAATGGGCAGATAAAAACCGTTATTTAAGTACAGTAGCCAGTGCTGAACCTGGATTATGGAGGACCAAACGTACCCCTTATTTACGGGAAATCATGGACAATCTTTCCTCTTACGTCCCAATTGAAAAAACAGTGGTGATGAAAGGTGCACAGATTGGTATGTCAGAGGCTGGCTTGAACTTTTGTGGTTATGCTATTCACCATAGTCCTGGTCCTGTTCTTTATGTGATGCCTACAGTTGAGATGGCAAAGAAAGTATCTAAGACCCGTCTTGACCCTATGATTAAGGCCAGCCCTGCATTAAGCGAACGTATCTCTCCTGCCCGCGCTAGGGATAGTGGGAATACAATGTTTTCGAAAGAATTTGATGGTGGGGTATTAATGCTTACAGGAGCCAATAGTGCTGCTGGCTTGCGATCAATGCCTATTCGTTATTTGGTTCTTGATGAAGTTGATGGCTATCCATTGAATGTTGATGGAGAAGGAGATCCTGTCAATCTTGCTGAAGCACGTACCGCAACTTTTATTCAACGAAAGATTTTTAAATTATCAACACCAACTCATCGTGACACAAGTCGTATAGCTAAAGATTTTGTCCTAGGAGATCAGAGATATTACAATATTCCTTGTGATGGATGTGGTACACTTCAACCCATTGTCTGGTCACAAATTAAATGGCCCAAAGGGGCTCCTGAACAGGCTGTATTTGTTTGTGCACATTGTGGTCATGAGCATGCTGAGCACCGTAAGGAAGATTTATTATCTGAAGAAAGGGGTGCTTGTTGGATACCAACAAAAGAGCCAATTAGACCTCGTTTGCGCTCTTACCATATCTCAGCACTCTATTCACCTTGGATGACATGGGGAGAGTGTGCTCTCAAATTTTTAGAAGCTAAAAATGATCCTGCACTTTTACAGACTTTTGTTAACATCATTCTAGGTGAACCATGGGAAGATAAATCAGGAGAAGTCATTGATCCAGATAGCTTGTATGCCCAACGTGAAGATTATCCTCTTGCCCCTGCCAAAGCAGTCCTCCTCACAGCAGGCGTTGACGTACAAAATGATCGCTTAGAACTTGAAGTTGTAGGTTGGGGACGTGGTGAAGAAAGTTGGAACATTGATTATCAAGTCTTCCCTGGTGATCCCTCTTCTCTAGACGTTTGGGATCAATTGGATGAGTATCTTCAAAAACGATGGCCCCATCCTGGTTTCAAAGACGGAATAGAAATAGCAGCAGCTTGTATTGATACAGGGGGTAACCATACACAAGCCGTTTACAATTATGTACGTCCTCGTGAAGGTAGACGTATCTGGGGCATTAAAGGACATGCAGGATCACGCCCTGTATGGCCACGTCGCCCCAGTAAAAACAACAAAGGACAGATTAATTTATATATCGTTGGTGTTGATTCAGCAAAAGATACCATCACAAGGCGCTTTAAAAAATCAGGTCCTGAAGCATCAGGAGCTGGTGCAACGCACTTTCATAAAAACCTTGATAGAGAATATTTTGAGCAACTCACTGCTGAAAAAAAGGTCATCAAATATTTCAAAGGTCATCAGCGGATAGAATGGCATAAAAGTGAAACAGCAAGAAACGAGGCTCTCGATTGTAGGGTTTATGCTTATGCTGCCTTACAGGGTCTGATTTTAGCAGGTCTCAATCTTAATAAAGAAGTCGACATCTTAGAAGAGCGTTTGAAAAACATTGAAACTTCTTCAACCACAGTACCAAAAAGACTGAGACCAGAACCTGAAAAAAAACAAACCGTAATAAAAAGAAACCCTTATATGCAACGAGGTTGGGGATGGTAA
- a CDS encoding DUF488 domain-containing protein, whose product MKTVKGKTLFKRQKLLLALLQEFGGRLSSIDFQKYLFLFTQYEEKQSYEFVPYKYGCFSFQSHADKHKLIELGMLANKNDWQLTSIKNDYSADIEFAIQKKISSFVEKFSKLKGNELIRYVYKNYPYVAINSCIANNIMEKKDLEKINAFRPKDETFCFFTIGYEGKSFENYLNRLIKNNIKTLCDVRKNPLSRKYGFSKTQLSKIVNALGIEYRHIPELGIISEKRQDLKTQKDYERLFQDYNNTTLKDNHLAIDKLYQLFLDKKRIAITCFEANVCMCHRGQIALALSKLPQWKFNIKHI is encoded by the coding sequence ATGAAGACAGTAAAAGGCAAAACCTTATTCAAACGGCAAAAACTATTGTTAGCCTTGCTTCAAGAATTTGGAGGACGTCTTTCAAGTATAGATTTTCAAAAATATTTATTTTTATTTACACAATACGAAGAAAAACAAAGTTATGAGTTTGTACCTTACAAATATGGTTGTTTCTCTTTTCAATCTCATGCTGATAAACACAAGCTTATAGAATTAGGCATGCTTGCCAACAAAAATGATTGGCAGCTTACATCAATAAAGAATGATTATAGTGCTGATATTGAATTTGCTATACAAAAGAAAATTTCTTCATTTGTTGAAAAATTTAGCAAACTTAAAGGTAATGAACTTATTCGGTATGTTTACAAAAACTATCCATATGTTGCTATCAATAGCTGTATAGCAAATAATATTATGGAGAAAAAGGATTTAGAAAAAATCAATGCATTTCGACCAAAGGATGAAACCTTTTGTTTCTTCACCATTGGGTATGAGGGGAAGTCTTTTGAAAATTATCTCAATCGTCTTATCAAAAATAATATCAAAACTTTATGTGATGTTCGAAAAAACCCGCTAAGTCGGAAATATGGGTTTTCCAAAACGCAATTATCTAAAATTGTAAATGCATTGGGTATTGAATATAGGCATATTCCAGAGCTGGGTATTATTTCTGAAAAGCGTCAAGATTTGAAAACGCAAAAAGATTATGAGCGTCTTTTTCAAGACTATAACAATACAACTCTTAAAGATAATCATCTTGCAATAGATAAATTATATCAGCTGTTCTTAGATAAAAAACGCATTGCAATTACTTGTTTTGAAGCAAATGTATGCATGTGTCACAGAGGGCAAATTGCACTCGCGCTCTCCAAACTACCTCAGTGGAAATTTAATATAAAACATATTTGA